A genomic window from Canis lupus dingo isolate Sandy chromosome 13, ASM325472v2, whole genome shotgun sequence includes:
- the SCX gene encoding basic helix-loop-helix transcription factor scleraxis, whose protein sequence is MLRSAPPGRYLYPEVSALSEDEDRGSESSGSDEKPCRVHAARCGLQGARRRAGGRRAGGGAAGPGGRPGREPRQRHTANARERDRTNSVNTAFTALRTLIPTEPADRKLSKIETLRLASSYISHLGNVLLVGEACGDGQPCHSGPFFHAARPGSPPPPPPPPPARDGENAQPKQICTFCLSNQRKLSKDRDRKTTIRS, encoded by the exons ATGCTGCGCTCCGCGCCGCCGGGCCGCTACCTGTACCCCGAGGTGAGCGCGCTGTCGGAGGACGAGGACCGGGGCAGCGAGAGCTCCGGCTCCGACGAGAAGCCCTGCCGCGTGCACGCCGCGCGCTGCGGCCTCCAGGGCGCCCGGAGGCGGGCCGGGGgcaggcgggcggggggcggcgccgcggggcccggggggcggccGGGCAGGGAGCCCCGGCAGCGACACACGGCCAATGCGCGCGAGCGGGACCGCACCAACAGCGTGAACACGGCCTTCACGGCGCTGCGCACGCTCATCCCCACGGAGCCCGCCGACCGCAAGCTCTCCAAGATCGAGACACTGCGCCTGGCGTCCAGCTACATCTCGCACCTGGGCAACGTGCTGCTCGTGGGCGAGGCCTGCGGCGACGGGCAGCCGTGCCACTCTGGGCCCTTCTTCCACGCTGCGCGTCCTGgcagccccccgccgccgcccccaccgccccccgcccgcgaCGGCGAGAACGCGCAGCCCAAACAGATCTGTACCTTCTGCCTCAGCAACCAGAGAAAGTTG AGCAAGGACCGAGACAGAAAGACGACGATTCGGAGTTAG